The Pseudomonas bijieensis DNA window AACGACACCGAATACGGCCTGGCCTCGTATATCTGGACCCAGGACATCGGCAAGGCCCATCGCCTGGCCCATGGCATCGAGGCCGGCATGGTGTTCATCAACAGCCAGAACGTGCGCGACCTGCGCCAGCCTTTCGGCGGCGTGAAGGGTTCCGGAACCGGCCGCGAAGGCGGACAGTACAGCTTTGAAGTGTTTGCCGAGATCAAGAACGTTTGCATCTCCATGGGCAGTCATCACATACCGCGCTGGGGTGTATGACCCAAGGTAAGTGATGAACCCTGTGGCGAGGGGATTTATCCCTGTTCCTGTGGGAGCAAGGCTTGCCCGCGATGAAGGCGATGCGGTTTTTCAGAAATCGGGGCGCCTGTTTCGCGAGCAAGCTTTGCTCCCACATAGAGGGGATATCCCTCACCACAGGCGCTGTGACTCACCGATTACTCGAAGCTCAACAAGAACAATTTTTCAGGAGAATCATCATGGGCGAAGTCGTCCTGGCTGCGAAAATCTGCCACGTTCCCTCGATGTACCTGTCGGAGCTGCCCGGCAAGCACCACGGTTGCCGCGCCGCCGCGATTGCCGGCCACAAGGAAATCGGTCGCCGCGCCCGGGAACTGGGGGCCGATACCGCCGTGGTGTTCGACGTGCACTGGCTGGTCAACAGTGCCTATCACGTCAACAGCGGCGCGCACTTCAAGGGCATCTATACCAGCAACGAGCTGCCGCACTTCATCAAGAACATGGAGTACGAATACTCAGGCGCCCCGGAACTGGGCGAGCTGATCGCCGCCGAGGCCAATGCCGCCGACGTGCGCACCCTGGCCCACAACATCCCAAGTCTTGAGCTGGAATACGGCACGCTGGTGCCCATGCGCTACATGCACATGGACGTTCCTCAGGAACAGAAATTCAACGTCGTGTCGATTGCCGCCTGGTGCGCCTGGCACCGCCTGCAAGACAGCTTCACCTTCGGCGCCGCCGTGCGCCGAGCCATCGAGAAAAGCGATCGCAAGGTGCTGGTGCTCGCCTCCGGCTCGCTGTCGCACCGTTTCTCCGATGATCGCAACGCTGAAGCCAACATCCACAACTGGACGCGGGAATTCGACAAGCAGGTCGACCTGCACGTCGTCGAGATGTGGCGCCAAGGCCGCTGGAAAGAGTTCTGCGCCATGCTCCCGGACTACGCCGAACACTGCTTCGGCGAAGGCAAGATGCATGACACGGCGATGCTGCTGGGGTTGCTCGGCGGGCCGGACTACGACAAGCCTGCCGAAATCATCACCGAGCCTTTCGGCAGCTCCGGCACTGGACAGATCAACGCTGTCTTCCCTGTTTGACACTGCGGCCGTACGGCATCCCCGTGCGGCCTGAAGGAGCCGTCATGCCTCATTTCATCGCTGAATACACCGACAACATCGAACAACAAGCCGACCTGCCCGGCCTGTTTGAAAAGGTCCACGCCTTGCTGGGCGACAGCGGCGTGTTCCCCCTGGGCGGCATCCGCAGCCGCGGCGTGCGCCTGGACACCTGGCGCATGGCCGACGGCAAGCACGACTACGCCTTCGTACACATGACCTTGAAAGTCGGCCATGGTCGCGACCTGGCCACCCGCCAGAAAGTCGCGGAAAAACTCTTCGAGATGATCACCGCTCACTTCGCCGAGCTCCAGGCCCAACGCCTGCTGGCCCTGTCATTCGAGATGATCGAGCTGCACGAACAGCTCAATTTCAAGGCCAACAACGTCCACGCCTTCCTCAAGGGCCAGGCCATCTGAATCCGTCTGCCTCGTGTTCCCCCATCGGCCTCTCTGACAAAAAGTACAAGATCATGAGCACAGCCAATACCGCCGACACTGCCGGCACCGTCGCGCACGACCGCACCCATGCCACCATCACCTGGCGGCTGATGCCGCTGCTGCTGGTCTGTTACCTCTTTGCCCACCTGGATCGCATCAACATCGGCTTCGCCAAGATGCAGATGAGCGCCGACCTGCAGTTCAGCGATACAGTCTACGGCTTCGGCGCAG harbors:
- the hpaD gene encoding 3,4-dihydroxyphenylacetate 2,3-dioxygenase, encoding MGEVVLAAKICHVPSMYLSELPGKHHGCRAAAIAGHKEIGRRARELGADTAVVFDVHWLVNSAYHVNSGAHFKGIYTSNELPHFIKNMEYEYSGAPELGELIAAEANAADVRTLAHNIPSLELEYGTLVPMRYMHMDVPQEQKFNVVSIAAWCAWHRLQDSFTFGAAVRRAIEKSDRKVLVLASGSLSHRFSDDRNAEANIHNWTREFDKQVDLHVVEMWRQGRWKEFCAMLPDYAEHCFGEGKMHDTAMLLGLLGGPDYDKPAEIITEPFGSSGTGQINAVFPV
- a CDS encoding 5-carboxymethyl-2-hydroxymuconate Delta-isomerase, producing MPHFIAEYTDNIEQQADLPGLFEKVHALLGDSGVFPLGGIRSRGVRLDTWRMADGKHDYAFVHMTLKVGHGRDLATRQKVAEKLFEMITAHFAELQAQRLLALSFEMIELHEQLNFKANNVHAFLKGQAI